Proteins encoded in a region of the Deefgea piscis genome:
- the argF gene encoding ornithine carbamoyltransferase, with amino-acid sequence MRHYLKFSDFTLEEYQYLFERTAKLKARLKSGALYQPLPGKVLGMIFEKSSTRTRVSFEAGMYQLGGHAMFLQSKDTQLGRGEPIEDVAKVMSRMVDIVMVRTFEQSIIDRFAENSLVPVINGLTNEYHPCQIMADIFTYIEHHGSIEGKTVCWIGDSNNISRTWLQAAKIFNFKLNLACPRGYEMTVLDGESYSTDNFETFNDPYLAAIGADIVTTDVCTSMGYERETLQRKKDFINYKVSESLMQQAKPNALFMHCLPAHRGEEVDPEVIDGPQSVVWQEAENRMHTQKAVIEFLLLGRVND; translated from the coding sequence ATGCGCCACTACCTCAAGTTCAGCGATTTTACTCTAGAAGAATATCAATACCTCTTTGAACGCACGGCAAAATTAAAAGCTCGCCTCAAATCAGGTGCGCTTTATCAGCCACTACCTGGCAAAGTCTTGGGAATGATTTTTGAAAAATCATCAACTCGAACCCGCGTTTCATTTGAAGCAGGCATGTATCAACTAGGCGGCCATGCGATGTTCTTGCAATCTAAGGACACGCAACTCGGGCGCGGCGAACCGATCGAAGACGTCGCTAAAGTCATGAGCCGAATGGTGGACATCGTCATGGTGAGAACTTTCGAGCAAAGCATTATTGATCGCTTTGCCGAAAACTCATTAGTTCCCGTCATCAATGGTTTAACCAATGAATACCATCCTTGCCAAATCATGGCGGATATCTTCACTTATATCGAACACCATGGCTCGATTGAAGGGAAAACCGTTTGCTGGATTGGTGACAGTAATAATATCAGCCGCACTTGGCTACAAGCGGCAAAAATCTTCAACTTCAAACTCAATTTAGCCTGTCCACGCGGCTATGAAATGACAGTGCTTGATGGTGAAAGCTACAGCACCGACAACTTCGAAACCTTTAACGACCCTTACTTAGCCGCCATTGGTGCTGATATTGTCACCACCGACGTGTGTACGTCGATGGGCTATGAACGCGAAACCCTGCAGCGTAAAAAAGATTTTATTAACTACAAAGTTTCTGAAAGCTTAATGCAGCAAGCTAAGCCTAATGCGCTATTTATGCATTGCTTACCAGCGCATCGCGGCGAAGAAGTCGACCCTGAAGTCATTGATGGCCCGCAATCGGTAGTATGGCAAGAAGCAGAAAATCGCATGCACACCCAAAAAGCCGTGATTGAATTCTTACTACTTGGCCGTGTGAACGACTAA
- the ppnP gene encoding pyrimidine/purine nucleoside phosphorylase, producing MSQFDQVSVLKQGNVYFDGKCVSHTVLFADGSKKTIGVIQPSALTFNTGAAEIMEIIAGVCSVKLANESTATTYSAGQSFSVPANSSFDIETIETLHYVCHFA from the coding sequence ATGAGCCAATTTGATCAAGTTTCTGTATTAAAGCAAGGCAATGTCTATTTTGATGGCAAATGCGTGAGCCATACTGTTTTGTTTGCCGATGGCAGCAAAAAAACCATCGGTGTCATTCAGCCATCAGCACTTACTTTCAATACCGGCGCAGCTGAAATCATGGAAATTATTGCTGGGGTATGTTCAGTTAAACTAGCCAATGAAAGCACTGCAACTACATACTCTGCTGGGCAATCATTTAGCGTTCCAGCTAACTCAAGCTTTGATATTGAAACCATCGAAACATTGCATTACGTTTGTCATTTCGCCTAA
- a CDS encoding YajQ family cyclic di-GMP-binding protein, protein MPSFDITSATDMVALKNAIDVAAKTIINRYDFKGTSAKVELNEKDKLITLHGDSDFQLDQIKDIVFPALEKKEADSSKRLEQGDVQKVSGNKVKQTLTIKDGIDQELAKKIIRIIKDSKLKVQAAIQGDEVRITGKDRDALQGVIALMRQSISDFPLQYQNFRD, encoded by the coding sequence ATGCCTTCTTTCGACATTACCTCTGCCACCGATATGGTCGCGCTAAAAAATGCGATTGACGTGGCGGCAAAAACCATTATTAATCGTTACGACTTTAAAGGCACCAGCGCCAAAGTTGAACTGAACGAGAAAGATAAACTCATCACACTACACGGTGATTCAGATTTCCAACTCGATCAAATTAAAGATATTGTTTTCCCAGCCCTAGAGAAAAAAGAAGCCGATAGCAGCAAACGCCTAGAACAAGGCGATGTGCAAAAAGTATCGGGTAATAAAGTCAAACAAACACTCACCATCAAAGATGGCATTGACCAAGAATTAGCCAAGAAAATTATTCGCATCATTAAGGATTCAAAACTGAAAGTGCAAGCGGCGATTCAAGGCGACGAAGTCCGTATTACCGGCAAAGATCGCGATGCGCTACAAGGTGTTATTGCTTTAATGCGCCAATCGATCAGCGACTTTCCTTTGCAATACCAAAATTTCCGTGACTAA
- a CDS encoding DUF3149 domain-containing protein codes for MENTPLANILTSTIGILSLFTIGFIIAMAIYLYIYVQRHINAEIAEQNSKQDQV; via the coding sequence ATGGAAAATACCCCGCTTGCCAATATCCTAACCTCAACTATTGGTATATTGAGCCTGTTTACCATCGGCTTTATCATTGCCATGGCGATTTACCTCTATATTTATGTGCAACGCCATATCAATGCTGAAATTGCCGAACAAAATTCCAAACAAGATCAAGTCTAA
- a CDS encoding argininosuccinate synthase: MSDINKVVLAYSGGLDTSVILKWLQDTYQCEVVTFTADLGQGEELEPARQKALQFGIKPENIFIDDLREEFVRDFVFPMFRANTVYEGEYLLGTSIARPLIAKRQIEIANLTNADAVSHGATGKGNDQVRFELGYYGLKPDVKVIAPWREWDLLSREKLLAYAEKNNIPVDMKHKNGGAPYSMDANLLHISFEGRHLENPSAEAEETMWRWSVSPEAAPDAAEYLDIEFEKGDIVALNGVRMSPATVLTKLNELGGKHGIGRLDLVENRYVGMKSRGCYETPGGTIILKAHRAIESITLDREVAHLKDDLMPRYASMIYNGFWWAPERKVLQTLIDATQETVNGWVRVKLYKGNVIVVSRDSKTNSLFDMNIATFDDDGGAYNQVDAGGFIKLNALRMRIAGRLNQK, encoded by the coding sequence ATGTCCGATATTAATAAAGTAGTTCTCGCTTATTCCGGCGGCCTTGATACTTCTGTGATTTTGAAATGGCTGCAAGACACTTATCAATGTGAAGTTGTCACCTTTACTGCCGATCTCGGCCAAGGTGAAGAGCTAGAACCTGCCCGCCAAAAAGCGCTGCAATTTGGAATTAAGCCAGAAAATATTTTTATCGATGACTTACGCGAAGAATTTGTTCGTGACTTTGTTTTCCCAATGTTTCGTGCCAACACCGTGTACGAAGGCGAATACCTACTTGGCACTTCAATTGCCCGTCCATTGATTGCCAAACGTCAAATTGAAATCGCTAATCTAACCAATGCCGATGCGGTATCACATGGCGCAACAGGCAAAGGCAACGATCAAGTTCGTTTCGAATTGGGTTATTACGGCCTGAAACCCGACGTTAAAGTGATTGCACCTTGGCGTGAATGGGATTTGTTGTCGCGCGAAAAACTGCTGGCTTACGCAGAAAAAAACAATATCCCAGTGGATATGAAACACAAAAACGGCGGCGCACCGTACTCAATGGACGCCAACTTGCTGCACATCAGCTTTGAAGGCCGTCACCTCGAAAATCCATCGGCTGAAGCCGAAGAAACGATGTGGCGCTGGAGTGTTAGCCCAGAAGCTGCGCCAGATGCGGCTGAATACCTTGATATTGAATTTGAAAAAGGCGATATCGTGGCACTCAATGGCGTGCGTATGTCGCCAGCGACGGTGTTAACCAAACTGAATGAACTCGGCGGCAAGCATGGCATTGGTCGCTTGGACTTGGTAGAAAACCGCTACGTCGGCATGAAATCACGTGGTTGCTACGAAACACCTGGCGGCACCATCATTCTGAAAGCGCATCGCGCGATTGAATCAATCACGCTCGACCGCGAAGTGGCCCATTTGAAAGACGACCTCATGCCACGTTACGCCAGCATGATTTACAACGGTTTCTGGTGGGCTCCTGAGCGCAAAGTCTTGCAAACATTGATCGATGCCACGCAAGAAACCGTCAATGGCTGGGTGCGCGTGAAATTGTATAAAGGCAATGTGATTGTGGTGAGTCGCGACTCAAAAACCAATTCGCTATTTGATATGAATATCGCTACTTTTGATGATGACGGCGGCGCTTACAATCAAGTGGATGCCGGTGGCTTTATTAAATTGAATGCCCTGCGGATGCGAATTGCCGGCCGTTTAAATCAAAAATAA
- a CDS encoding DUF2788 domain-containing protein yields the protein MDEEQFTTLSVTILCSALIIYMGFIIYNLAKESKAGKYGTIVLFFVLGFGMLGFIAKEILSKVLLK from the coding sequence ATGGATGAAGAGCAATTCACCACTTTATCGGTGACCATTTTATGCAGTGCTTTGATCATCTATATGGGCTTTATCATTTACAATCTGGCCAAAGAATCCAAAGCAGGTAAATACGGCACCATTGTGCTGTTTTTTGTGCTTGGTTTTGGCATGCTCGGTTTTATTGCCAAAGAAATCCTATCTAAAGTATTACTCAAATAA
- the rpmE gene encoding 50S ribosomal protein L31, with amino-acid sequence MKAGIHPNYEEINVTCSCGNAFKTESTLCKDLHVEVCAECHPFYTGKQKIVDTAGRIEKFNSKFARFTR; translated from the coding sequence ATGAAAGCTGGTATCCACCCTAATTACGAAGAAATCAACGTGACTTGCTCTTGCGGCAATGCATTTAAAACTGAGTCTACTTTATGCAAAGACTTGCACGTTGAGGTTTGTGCTGAATGCCATCCATTCTACACTGGCAAGCAAAAAATCGTTGATACGGCAGGCCGTATTGAGAAATTCAATTCTAAATTTGCTCGTTTTACGCGCTAA
- the trxA gene encoding thioredoxin TrxA, with protein sequence MSENILHVTDASFDVEVLQAQEPVLVDYWAEWCGPCKMIAPILDDIALEYAGKLKVAKLNIDENQATPPKFGIRGIPTLMLFVGGEVKSTKVGALSKSQLTAFIDSNI encoded by the coding sequence ATGAGTGAAAATATCTTACACGTTACTGATGCAAGTTTTGATGTTGAAGTGCTGCAAGCTCAAGAACCAGTGTTGGTTGATTACTGGGCAGAATGGTGTGGCCCTTGCAAAATGATTGCGCCGATTTTGGATGACATCGCGCTTGAGTATGCTGGGAAGTTGAAAGTGGCCAAATTAAATATCGATGAAAATCAAGCAACACCACCTAAGTTTGGTATTCGCGGTATTCCAACGTTGATGCTTTTTGTCGGCGGGGAAGTGAAGTCAACTAAGGTTGGCGCGTTGTCTAAATCGCAGTTGACTGCATTTATTGATAGTAATATTTGA
- the flgL gene encoding flagellar hook-associated protein FlgL — translation MRIATTTIFSLGSNALQMHQSDQAKLQAQLSANRRVLTPADDPIASARILDLAQAQSINGQYATNSATADSFMRLSESTLQQVTSTIQNVQELAVRAGNPALTASEKKTLDAELQGRYQELLGLANTTDGQGNYLFSGFKGDIKPFTETSFGQVTYQGDDGKRLVQISDGRQLPISEAGSDIFQKIKNGNGTFVTAYNASNTGSGIVGPGEVTDPNKWALAPAPRDFSIRFQVLPDPANTSKNITTYDLVNNTTGVSLIDGAAMPRAAGTAFPRTYAEGGDIEFKQLATDPVAVPPVVAWDYGIKTNVKGVPAATATTNDSFSVKTSSDVGLFATLGALSSALNTYQSGPTGQAAFQNQLNTALSNLSNSLGSVVTSQAYLGARMNETDSVKDTTEDMKLQYTKTRTALEGLDYAAAISDFAENQMVLDATRKSFAQVQDLSLFKYI, via the coding sequence ATGCGCATCGCAACCACGACCATATTTAGCCTTGGCAGTAATGCATTGCAAATGCATCAAAGTGATCAGGCTAAATTACAGGCGCAGCTGTCAGCCAATCGGCGGGTCTTAACCCCAGCAGATGATCCAATTGCGTCAGCGCGTATTTTGGATTTGGCGCAAGCGCAGTCAATTAATGGCCAGTATGCAACCAATAGTGCGACCGCGGATTCATTTATGCGTTTGAGTGAGTCGACTTTGCAGCAAGTGACCTCAACGATTCAAAACGTTCAAGAGCTTGCAGTGCGGGCCGGTAATCCAGCCTTAACGGCCAGTGAAAAGAAAACACTGGATGCCGAGTTGCAAGGTCGTTATCAAGAGTTATTGGGTTTGGCCAATACCACGGATGGGCAGGGAAATTATCTTTTTTCTGGCTTTAAGGGGGATATTAAACCATTTACAGAAACATCTTTTGGCCAAGTTACTTACCAAGGTGATGATGGAAAACGCTTGGTGCAAATTTCGGATGGCCGACAACTGCCAATCTCTGAAGCTGGTAGCGATATTTTTCAAAAAATTAAAAATGGGAATGGGACGTTTGTAACAGCGTATAACGCGAGTAATACCGGATCTGGTATTGTAGGCCCTGGTGAAGTGACGGATCCTAATAAATGGGCTTTGGCTCCTGCGCCGCGTGATTTTAGTATTCGGTTTCAAGTTTTACCTGACCCAGCCAATACCTCTAAAAATATAACCACGTATGATTTGGTCAATAACACCACCGGCGTGTCTTTGATTGATGGTGCGGCTATGCCACGTGCTGCGGGTACGGCTTTCCCGCGAACTTATGCTGAAGGTGGGGATATTGAGTTTAAACAATTAGCCACTGATCCGGTTGCTGTGCCTCCTGTAGTAGCATGGGATTATGGCATTAAGACTAATGTGAAAGGTGTACCAGCCGCGACGGCCACCACGAACGATAGCTTTAGCGTTAAAACCAGTAGTGATGTTGGTTTATTTGCTACGTTGGGCGCTTTATCAAGTGCTTTAAATACCTATCAATCAGGTCCAACAGGGCAGGCGGCATTTCAAAATCAACTAAACACCGCCTTATCTAATTTATCGAATTCTCTGGGTAGTGTGGTGACGAGTCAGGCCTATCTTGGTGCTCGGATGAATGAAACCGATTCAGTAAAAGACACTACTGAAGATATGAAATTGCAATACACTAAGACACGTACGGCGCTCGAGGGGCTTGATTATGCTGCGGCCATTAGTGATTTTGCCGAAAATCAAATGGTGCTTGATGCCACCCGTAAAAGTTTTGCTCAGGTGCAAGACTTGAGTTTGTTTAAATATATTTAG
- the leuE gene encoding leucine efflux protein LeuE: protein MLGITDLWAYVLGTVLIILVPGPNSLFALTMASTRGRKAGFAAAAGIVVGDLILMLAASLGVASLMKANPIAFDIVRYLGAAYLTYIGIRALFAKSQKDTPEATRPQHSAKKAFRSALGISLVNVKAILFFMAFFPQFVNPSYPHVWHTFAALGLIVQLVSISYLTTLILVGSSLARRLSAKIWLKTLLNKLVGTLFVSFGLRLALN from the coding sequence ATGTTAGGCATCACCGATCTTTGGGCGTATGTATTGGGAACGGTACTGATTATTTTAGTACCGGGCCCTAATTCCTTATTTGCGCTCACCATGGCCAGTACTCGTGGTCGCAAAGCGGGCTTTGCGGCGGCAGCCGGCATTGTGGTTGGCGATTTAATTTTAATGCTGGCGGCCAGTTTAGGGGTTGCCTCTTTAATGAAGGCCAATCCGATTGCCTTTGATATTGTGCGTTATTTAGGCGCTGCTTATCTGACGTATATCGGTATACGCGCTTTATTTGCTAAATCGCAGAAAGATACCCCAGAGGCCACTCGCCCTCAGCATTCAGCAAAAAAAGCCTTTCGCTCTGCACTCGGCATTTCACTAGTCAATGTAAAAGCCATTTTATTTTTTATGGCGTTTTTCCCGCAGTTTGTGAACCCGAGTTACCCACATGTTTGGCATACTTTTGCCGCACTCGGGCTCATCGTGCAATTGGTCAGCATCAGCTATTTGACCACTTTAATCTTGGTCGGTAGCAGCCTAGCACGCCGACTTTCAGCTAAAATCTGGCTGAAAACATTGTTAAATAAATTAGTAGGCACTTTGTTTGTCAGCTTTGGCTTGCGCCTCGCACTGAACTGA
- the radA gene encoding DNA repair protein RadA — MSKVKTTFVCRVCGGTSPKWQGQCPQCGDWNTLEESVVENKAATGRFQSLAADGAIKNLSEVNAEEVPRIPTQMEELDRVLGGGLVPGGVVLIGGDPGIGKSTLLLQALAKLSETQAVLYVSGEESAQQIALRARRLGVPTAKVRLYPEISLEKILLALTAEIPKVVVIDSIQTMFTEALTSAPGSVAQVRECSSQLTRFAKRHGTSVLLVGHVTKDGAIAGPRVLEHIVDAVLYFEGDTHSSFRLIRAIKNRFGAVNELGVFAMTDKGLREVSNPSAMFLSQHAEPVAGSCVMVTQEGTRPMLVEVQALVDDAHSPQVKRLAVGVEQNRLALLLAVLHRHAGIVAFDQDVFINAVGGVRISEPAADLAMLLAIVSSLKNKPLPAKMVVFGEVGLAGEVRPVQRGQERLKEAAKLGFTHAIVPKANRPRQPIDGMTVISVERLDEAVAAAF; from the coding sequence ATGAGTAAAGTAAAAACGACTTTTGTTTGCCGAGTGTGTGGCGGTACATCTCCCAAATGGCAGGGGCAATGCCCGCAATGTGGCGATTGGAATACGCTAGAAGAAAGTGTGGTTGAAAATAAAGCCGCCACAGGGCGTTTTCAATCATTGGCTGCCGATGGCGCAATTAAAAATCTTTCGGAAGTGAATGCCGAAGAGGTGCCGCGCATTCCAACACAAATGGAAGAGCTCGATCGTGTGTTGGGCGGCGGCTTGGTGCCCGGTGGTGTGGTATTGATTGGCGGCGATCCGGGTATTGGTAAGTCAACTCTGTTATTGCAAGCTTTAGCCAAGCTCTCGGAAACTCAGGCCGTTTTGTATGTCAGCGGTGAGGAATCAGCACAGCAAATTGCTTTAAGGGCGCGTCGATTAGGAGTGCCAACGGCAAAGGTACGGCTTTATCCTGAGATCAGTTTGGAAAAAATATTATTAGCCCTGACTGCCGAAATCCCTAAAGTTGTGGTGATTGATTCGATTCAAACCATGTTCACTGAAGCATTGACGAGTGCGCCAGGTAGTGTGGCGCAAGTCAGAGAATGTTCATCGCAGTTGACTCGTTTTGCCAAGCGGCATGGGACGTCAGTGCTCTTGGTTGGTCATGTAACCAAAGATGGTGCCATTGCTGGCCCACGCGTGCTTGAGCATATTGTCGATGCAGTGCTGTATTTTGAGGGTGATACCCATTCTAGTTTTCGTTTGATTCGAGCCATTAAAAACCGATTTGGCGCAGTCAATGAATTGGGTGTTTTTGCGATGACCGATAAAGGTTTGCGCGAAGTCTCTAATCCATCGGCGATGTTTTTAAGTCAACACGCTGAACCTGTCGCTGGATCTTGTGTCATGGTGACACAAGAAGGAACTCGGCCGATGCTGGTGGAGGTGCAGGCTTTGGTGGATGATGCGCATTCACCGCAGGTAAAGCGTTTGGCTGTTGGCGTAGAGCAAAATCGATTGGCTTTATTGCTGGCTGTATTGCATCGCCACGCTGGTATTGTCGCCTTTGATCAAGATGTGTTTATTAATGCCGTTGGTGGGGTACGGATTTCAGAGCCTGCTGCCGATTTAGCAATGTTGCTCGCGATTGTCTCGTCGTTAAAAAATAAACCCTTGCCTGCAAAGATGGTTGTTTTTGGAGAAGTTGGCTTGGCAGGTGAGGTGCGTCCCGTGCAGCGCGGTCAGGAGCGCCTTAAAGAGGCCGCTAAATTGGGGTTTACCCATGCGATTGTGCCGAAAGCCAATCGACCTCGGCAGCCCATCGACGGTATGACTGTGATTTCTGTTGAGCGTTTGGATGAGGCAGTTGCTGCTGCTTTCTGA
- a CDS encoding ArnT family glycosyltransferase translates to MLTYQANLKSAPQAGQTQDKPWLLLLLCLFWLIPGLVGHDPWKPDENTSMAIVAYFMRHSNWTIASIAEIPQFSQAPLYYWVATLLANALSWFGIAAHDAARLSTGLWMGLGMWGTGLAARDLFGRRFGRMAVIILLGCLGLPLWGHHVSPAVVVLAAFAWLAYALTLAMKRPLRAGVILALVFLVLLTGASWADALLAVCISSLLLLFSQWRKMSYLVTLITALIIALPFAALWGYSLQNVSGELFQTWWRYYAWGVFGGARSFAIGHEFGFLPAVLVWFAWPALPLAAWSIYLFRHEMLQPRWQLLLTMLIAQLAFIVLSGKTSEPLILPLLVTLALIASAGVDELRRGAAAALNWFSLLTLGLAALIVWMAWLALATGFPVGLGDYLQKYSSAPMPALGLGLVFAIVVTLLWGRMLFRKRPIGRRALVNWTCGLTLVIGLMVGLFQTWIDAGKSYRPVAESLVKAMKPYPQACIDVSQLSKDPIAAMVYFTDLQFDARAGNLCSFTLQQNDAKQNVKDLVWTGHRLGEHREIFSLYAR, encoded by the coding sequence ATGCTGACCTATCAAGCGAATCTAAAATCGGCACCCCAAGCAGGACAAACTCAAGATAAACCTTGGCTTTTGCTGTTACTTTGTTTGTTCTGGCTTATCCCCGGACTCGTTGGGCACGACCCTTGGAAGCCGGATGAAAATACCAGCATGGCCATTGTGGCCTATTTTATGCGCCATTCAAATTGGACCATTGCGTCGATTGCTGAGATTCCGCAATTTAGCCAAGCACCACTTTATTATTGGGTGGCCACACTATTGGCCAATGCTTTGTCCTGGTTTGGTATTGCAGCCCACGATGCGGCTCGATTGAGTACTGGCTTATGGATGGGACTTGGCATGTGGGGAACGGGCTTAGCTGCTCGTGACTTGTTTGGTCGACGTTTTGGCCGTATGGCCGTTATTATTTTATTGGGTTGCTTGGGCTTACCTTTGTGGGGGCATCATGTGTCACCTGCGGTCGTGGTATTGGCTGCATTTGCATGGCTGGCCTATGCCTTAACCTTGGCGATGAAGCGTCCATTGCGAGCGGGCGTGATCTTGGCGTTGGTGTTTTTAGTTTTGTTGACGGGTGCTAGTTGGGCCGATGCATTATTGGCAGTTTGTATCTCATCTCTTTTATTGCTGTTTTCGCAGTGGCGAAAAATGAGTTATCTGGTAACGCTGATTACCGCGCTGATTATTGCGCTGCCTTTTGCTGCGTTGTGGGGGTATTCGCTGCAAAATGTCTCTGGCGAATTATTTCAAACGTGGTGGCGTTATTATGCATGGGGTGTCTTTGGTGGCGCTCGCTCATTTGCAATTGGGCATGAGTTTGGCTTTTTGCCGGCAGTGTTGGTGTGGTTTGCTTGGCCTGCATTGCCACTAGCGGCATGGTCGATTTATTTATTTCGACATGAAATGCTGCAGCCGCGCTGGCAATTATTATTAACCATGTTGATTGCCCAGCTGGCATTTATTGTTTTATCGGGTAAGACCAGTGAACCATTGATCTTGCCGCTCTTGGTTACCTTAGCCTTGATTGCAAGTGCTGGTGTTGATGAACTAAGGCGAGGTGCTGCTGCAGCATTAAATTGGTTTAGCTTGCTCACATTGGGGCTCGCGGCACTCATTGTGTGGATGGCTTGGCTGGCTTTGGCGACTGGATTTCCAGTGGGCTTGGGTGACTATTTGCAAAAATACAGCTCGGCGCCAATGCCTGCATTGGGCTTGGGTTTAGTATTTGCGATTGTCGTCACTCTGCTTTGGGGGCGTATGCTGTTTCGCAAACGGCCAATTGGCCGTCGTGCCTTAGTCAATTGGACTTGTGGTTTAACGCTGGTAATTGGTTTGATGGTTGGCTTATTTCAGACTTGGATCGATGCGGGCAAATCCTATCGTCCGGTGGCTGAAAGTCTAGTTAAAGCCATGAAGCCTTATCCACAGGCTTGTATTGATGTTTCTCAGCTATCAAAAGATCCGATTGCAGCGATGGTCTATTTTACTGATCTTCAGTTTGATGCGAGAGCAGGTAATCTTTGTTCATTTACTTTGCAGCAAAATGACGCCAAACAGAATGTTAAAGATTTGGTTTGGACGGGGCATCGTTTGGGTGAGCATCGCGAAATTTTTTCGCTCTACGCACGCTGA
- the rho gene encoding transcription termination factor Rho has product MHLSDLKHLHVTELVEMAISFEIDGANRMRKQDLIFALLKNRAKKGESIFGEGTLEVLPDGFGFLRSPDTSYLAGPDDIYVSPSQIRRFNLHTGDSIEGEIRIPKDGERYFALVKVDRVNSDAPEASKHKILFENLTPLFPTERLKLERDIKAEENITGRVIDLMAPIGKGQRALLVAPPKTGKTVMLQHIAHAITANHPEVVMIVLLIDERPEEVTEMLRSVKGEVVSSTFDEPATRHVQVAEMVIEKAKRLVEHKKDVVILLDSITRLARAYNTVVPSSGKVLTGGVDANALQRPKRFFGAARNIEEGGSLTIIATALVDTGSRMDDVIYEEFKGTGNNEIQLDRRMAEKRIFPSININKSSTRREELLIKPEQLQRIWVLRKLLYPMDDLEAMEFLMDKLKSTKTNLDFFDSMRR; this is encoded by the coding sequence ATGCATTTGTCTGACCTAAAACATCTGCACGTCACTGAATTAGTCGAAATGGCGATTAGTTTTGAAATTGACGGTGCCAACCGCATGCGTAAGCAAGATTTGATTTTTGCTTTACTTAAAAATCGTGCAAAAAAAGGGGAGAGTATCTTCGGTGAAGGTACGCTCGAAGTGTTGCCAGATGGTTTTGGCTTCTTGCGCAGTCCAGATACATCTTATTTGGCAGGGCCTGATGATATTTATGTCAGCCCGAGTCAAATTCGTCGCTTTAACTTGCATACGGGCGATTCGATTGAAGGCGAAATTCGAATTCCTAAAGACGGCGAACGTTACTTTGCTTTGGTTAAGGTTGATCGCGTCAATAGCGATGCACCAGAAGCCTCTAAGCATAAAATTCTGTTTGAAAATCTGACCCCTTTATTTCCGACTGAACGTTTGAAGTTAGAACGCGATATTAAAGCGGAAGAGAATATCACTGGTCGTGTTATCGACTTGATGGCCCCGATTGGTAAAGGGCAGCGTGCCTTATTGGTGGCGCCGCCTAAAACCGGTAAAACGGTTATGCTGCAGCATATTGCACATGCAATTACCGCAAATCACCCTGAAGTGGTGATGATTGTATTGCTGATTGACGAGCGTCCTGAAGAAGTGACAGAGATGTTGCGCTCAGTGAAAGGCGAAGTGGTTTCATCTACGTTTGATGAGCCAGCGACACGCCACGTGCAAGTTGCTGAGATGGTGATTGAAAAAGCGAAACGTTTGGTAGAGCACAAAAAAGACGTTGTGATTTTGCTCGATTCGATTACCCGGTTAGCGCGTGCTTATAATACGGTCGTTCCGTCATCAGGCAAGGTATTAACCGGTGGTGTCGATGCCAATGCTTTACAGCGACCAAAGCGATTCTTTGGTGCGGCTCGAAATATTGAAGAAGGTGGTAGTTTGACCATTATCGCGACGGCTTTGGTTGATACCGGTAGTCGTATGGACGATGTGATCTACGAAGAGTTTAAAGGTACGGGTAATAACGAGATTCAACTTGATCGCCGAATGGCAGAAAAGCGAATTTTCCCTTCGATTAATATCAATAAATCGAGTACGCGTCGTGAAGAACTGCTGATTAAGCCTGAGCAGTTGCAGCGTATTTGGGTGTTACGTAAATTACTTTATCCTATGGATGATTTGGAAGCGATGGAGTTTTTGATGGATAAACTCAAGTCAACAAAAACGAATTTAGATTTTTTTGACTCGATGCGTCGTTAA